From Hartmannibacter diazotrophicus, a single genomic window includes:
- a CDS encoding exopolysaccharide transport family protein, protein MRRQDNFDWESPAAEQSEPTISDGLIDPLALLRFLSTYFWRAVKFSIVALILAFAIYYVMPVKYSATALVFVDPRTPRITANEDVLPGIGNDAIALESLVQVAKSDGFLRPLIEKLKIADDPEFNSKSFLSGKAPTELALLSRFAKQLTIERRGITYVVEVTFTSKNREKAALYANAVAETFVSQQTGTRIQAATEAADWLKERLSSLANAVNTSEAAVAAARAEYGIVDAGNSTTVREREMSDLVQQVALARSNAEQALARYQQARDNASNPLADTGADTSGSSVISNLRLQHAQIQRQIADQSLIYGDRHPKLLALKAQLSSTEKQITAELNRQISLAERAANAAREQQFALEKQLASLESRASDTDGALVKVRALEREADANRRLYEEFLSRFKQANEQSSLQNSEARVVSPATPPLKSTRFSPIIVAIGGLMLGVAGGYGSALLGEALTTAGLLKRRAAKTRNGGRTPPPAPERDRAGRRETAEATAPKRAEPAAKPTMEAPDQKSRFAAAETERAAETERAAETPAGSRKERFLAHLSKLREKAGVADGTAGQQAPYSLSAAANRETRDWAHADPIGEIVRPWMDLIAGAGNDAIPRQFILVAGATAKAPHAAVARSLARSAANSGFETLLITNGEPEAATQRPTLADVIDGNAELLEALQLQKNVPLSILPLGDFQSSKKAIARLGDVDFLDFMELLRGYAEVIVFDAPPTGNERALRPLVSQVDAVMMVKRSGAEAPVAERALAALEPHEDCHCQIVLCTEEEAEESARLDPEPV, encoded by the coding sequence ATGCGTCGGCAGGACAATTTCGATTGGGAGTCCCCGGCTGCAGAGCAGTCAGAGCCAACCATCTCGGACGGTCTCATCGATCCGCTAGCCCTTCTGCGCTTCCTGTCGACCTATTTCTGGCGGGCGGTCAAGTTCTCCATCGTCGCCCTCATCCTGGCCTTCGCCATCTACTACGTGATGCCGGTCAAGTATTCCGCGACAGCTCTCGTCTTCGTCGATCCGCGCACGCCGCGCATCACCGCCAACGAGGACGTGCTGCCCGGCATCGGCAACGATGCCATCGCGCTGGAAAGTCTCGTCCAGGTCGCCAAGTCGGACGGCTTCCTGAGGCCGTTGATCGAGAAGCTGAAGATCGCGGACGATCCCGAATTCAACAGCAAGTCCTTTCTCTCCGGCAAGGCTCCGACCGAACTCGCCCTCCTTTCCCGCTTTGCCAAGCAACTGACGATCGAGCGGCGCGGCATCACCTATGTGGTCGAGGTCACGTTTACGTCGAAAAATCGCGAGAAGGCGGCGCTCTATGCCAATGCGGTCGCCGAAACCTTCGTGTCCCAGCAGACGGGCACCCGCATCCAGGCGGCGACCGAGGCCGCCGACTGGCTGAAGGAACGCCTGTCCAGCCTCGCCAACGCCGTGAACACATCCGAAGCGGCGGTTGCGGCCGCCCGCGCCGAATATGGCATCGTCGACGCCGGCAACTCGACGACCGTTCGCGAACGGGAGATGAGCGATCTGGTACAGCAGGTGGCCCTCGCGCGGTCGAATGCGGAACAGGCGCTGGCGCGCTACCAGCAGGCCCGCGACAACGCCAGCAATCCGCTGGCCGACACGGGCGCCGATACGTCCGGGTCGTCCGTCATCTCCAATCTTCGCCTGCAGCATGCGCAAATCCAGCGCCAGATCGCCGACCAGAGCCTCATCTACGGCGACCGGCATCCCAAGCTCCTGGCGCTCAAGGCGCAGCTTTCCAGTACGGAAAAGCAGATCACGGCGGAACTCAATCGCCAGATCTCGCTGGCGGAGCGCGCCGCGAATGCCGCGCGCGAACAGCAGTTCGCCCTTGAAAAGCAACTCGCTTCGCTTGAGTCCAGGGCCTCCGATACCGATGGAGCGCTGGTCAAGGTGCGGGCTCTCGAGCGGGAGGCTGACGCCAACCGCAGGCTCTACGAAGAGTTCCTCTCCCGCTTCAAGCAGGCCAATGAGCAGAGTTCGCTGCAAAATTCCGAGGCCCGCGTCGTCTCGCCGGCGACGCCGCCACTCAAGTCCACCCGCTTCAGCCCGATCATCGTCGCCATCGGCGGCCTGATGCTGGGCGTCGCCGGCGGATATGGCTCGGCGCTTCTCGGCGAGGCCCTCACGACGGCCGGACTGCTCAAACGCCGCGCGGCGAAGACCCGGAACGGCGGCAGAACGCCGCCGCCGGCGCCAGAGCGTGACCGGGCCGGCCGACGGGAGACGGCCGAGGCAACGGCCCCCAAACGGGCGGAGCCTGCGGCAAAACCGACGATGGAGGCGCCTGACCAGAAGAGCCGGTTCGCCGCGGCGGAGACCGAGCGCGCGGCGGAGACCGAGCGCGCAGCAGAGACACCGGCGGGCAGCCGGAAGGAACGTTTCCTCGCACACCTTTCGAAGCTGCGGGAGAAGGCCGGGGTTGCCGACGGCACTGCAGGTCAACAGGCGCCCTATTCCCTGTCGGCGGCCGCCAATCGCGAAACGCGGGACTGGGCCCATGCCGATCCGATCGGCGAGATCGTCCGGCCCTGGATGGATCTGATTGCCGGTGCCGGCAACGATGCGATCCCGCGCCAGTTCATTCTCGTGGCCGGCGCCACGGCGAAGGCCCCGCATGCGGCGGTCGCGCGGAGCCTTGCCCGCAGCGCCGCCAATTCAGGGTTCGAGACGCTGTTGATCACCAATGGCGAGCCCGAAGCTGCCACGCAAAGACCGACGCTCGCCGACGTCATCGACGGCAATGCCGAACTGCTCGAAGCTCTGCAACTGCAGAAGAATGTGCCGCTGTCGATCCTTCCGCTCGGCGACTTCCAGTCCAGCAAGAAGGCGATCGCCCGCCTTGGCGATGTGGACTTCCTCGATTTCATGGAGTTGCTGAGGGGATACGCCGAAGTCATCGTATTCGACGCACCGCCGACCGGCAACGAACGGGCCCTGCGTCCGCTCGTCAGCCAGGTGGATGCCGTGATGATGGTCAAGCGATCCGGAGCCGAGGCGCCGGTTGCCGAGCGTGCGCTCGCCGCGCTTGAGCCGCACGAGGACTGCCACTGCCAGATCGTTCTGTGCACCGAGGAAGAAGCCGAGGAATCCGCCCGGCTGGACCCTGAACCGGTCTGA
- a CDS encoding lipopolysaccharide biosynthesis protein yields MTEESQLIGSHPGEKDQSGLRSSLQGLLAMARAYIADKGNHGIFGVMLLKVASAVASILFLSVSARALGSYEFGRFAVWFSLASIASVVAVFGQELLIVRTWNEYVASRRWALAKGALLSGFVITIGMSLLVGLALFVFQDEQTGDIVFAAGLGIFLVINTLQQHTSYAARAIVNIFVASGHREITWRLLVVVVLIGMMIGAVKLTAGELFLISAACIGVAFVIQCVAIWRAVPGAVRAAKAEYAREEWISRSWKMWLSTIMESLNQYIEVLIVGYLIDPVAAGAYFFASRLANSFALAADSVGTFGTRHVPRLYYAQKHEELAQIMYRMAQFTAIIVGAGIVGVLLFGKLALWLCGPEYVSQFPILLVLSIGTAAAAAAGPAPAILMLTGHEGRYLTIIASSVALRCLGFYLLIPHFGTMGAAISTAVTFVGITLFINSQCRKLTGLDPSVAQLMKKV; encoded by the coding sequence ATGACCGAAGAAAGCCAACTGATAGGATCCCATCCGGGGGAGAAGGACCAGAGCGGGCTGCGCTCCTCACTTCAGGGTCTTCTTGCGATGGCGCGCGCCTATATTGCCGACAAGGGCAATCACGGCATCTTCGGCGTGATGCTGTTGAAGGTGGCGAGCGCGGTAGCCTCCATTCTCTTCCTGTCCGTTTCCGCGCGCGCTCTTGGCTCCTATGAATTCGGCCGCTTCGCCGTCTGGTTCTCGCTGGCTTCGATCGCCTCCGTCGTGGCCGTCTTCGGCCAGGAATTGCTGATCGTCAGGACCTGGAACGAATACGTCGCCTCAAGGCGCTGGGCTCTCGCCAAGGGAGCGCTGCTTTCGGGCTTCGTGATCACGATCGGCATGTCGCTGCTGGTCGGCCTGGCGCTGTTCGTCTTTCAGGACGAGCAGACCGGCGACATCGTCTTTGCGGCCGGGCTCGGCATCTTCCTCGTGATCAATACGCTGCAGCAGCATACCTCCTACGCCGCGCGGGCCATCGTCAATATCTTCGTGGCCAGCGGTCACCGCGAGATCACCTGGCGGCTGCTGGTGGTCGTGGTGCTCATCGGGATGATGATCGGTGCGGTGAAACTGACGGCCGGCGAACTCTTCCTGATCTCGGCCGCCTGCATCGGCGTCGCGTTTGTCATCCAGTGCGTTGCCATTTGGCGCGCCGTTCCCGGCGCCGTCCGTGCCGCCAAGGCGGAATATGCCCGTGAGGAATGGATCTCGCGCTCCTGGAAGATGTGGCTCTCCACCATCATGGAGTCCCTGAACCAGTATATCGAGGTGCTGATCGTCGGTTATCTGATCGATCCGGTCGCCGCCGGCGCCTATTTCTTCGCCTCCCGGCTGGCCAACAGCTTTGCTCTGGCCGCCGACAGCGTCGGCACGTTTGGCACCCGGCACGTTCCGAGGCTATACTATGCGCAGAAGCACGAAGAGCTTGCGCAGATCATGTACCGGATGGCGCAGTTCACGGCCATCATCGTGGGCGCGGGCATCGTCGGCGTCCTTCTGTTCGGCAAGCTGGCGCTGTGGCTTTGCGGCCCCGAATACGTCAGCCAGTTTCCGATCCTTCTCGTGCTGTCCATCGGCACGGCCGCCGCCGCGGCTGCGGGTCCGGCCCCGGCCATCCTGATGCTGACTGGCCACGAGGGCCGCTACCTTACGATTATTGCCAGTAGTGTTGCTTTGCGTTGTCTCGGCTTCTACCTGCTGATCCCGCATTTCGGCACAATGGGGGCTGCTATTTCGACCGCCGTAACTTTCGTTGGCATTACGCTCTTCATTAATAGTCAGTGCCGCAAACTGACGGGACTCGATCCCTCCGTGGCGCAGCTTATGAAGAAAGTCTGA
- the gcvH gene encoding glycine cleavage system protein GcvH: MTVYFTEDHEWISVDGEAATVGITTYAQAQLGDIVFVEVPEVGKALKKGDEAAVVESVKAASEVYAPVTGTVTEANTALADAPETVNASPEADGWFMKLTLANPAELDGLMDKATYDAFVAGL; the protein is encoded by the coding sequence ATGACCGTCTATTTCACCGAAGACCACGAATGGATCTCCGTCGACGGCGAGGCCGCCACCGTCGGGATCACGACCTATGCGCAGGCCCAGCTCGGCGACATCGTCTTCGTCGAGGTGCCCGAGGTGGGCAAGGCTCTCAAGAAGGGCGACGAGGCCGCCGTGGTGGAATCCGTCAAGGCGGCGAGCGAGGTCTATGCCCCGGTAACCGGCACGGTGACCGAGGCGAATACCGCTCTTGCCGATGCACCCGAGACCGTCAATGCCTCACCGGAGGCCGACGGCTGGTTCATGAAGCTGACGCTTGCCAACCCGGCCGAACTGGATGGCCTCATGGACAAGGCCACCTACGACGCCTTCGTCGCCGGCCTCTGA
- the gcvPA gene encoding aminomethyl-transferring glycine dehydrogenase subunit GcvPA codes for MRYLPLTPDDRSAMLAAAGAASIDDFFADIPADKRLTSLVDLPRAKSELEVERQLSRLAAKNVSAGSVPFFVGAGAYRHHVPATVDHLIQRSEFLTAYTPYQPEISQGTLQVLFEFQSQVARLTGMEVANASMYDGSTATAEAVLMAHRLTRRNKAVLSGGLHPHYRAVVQTVSDMAEDSVDALPPDVDGTEGILARIDGETSCVVVQSPNFYGELIDLRPIAEKAHANGALLIAVFTEVVALGAIEPPGSQGADIVVGEGQSIGNALNFGGPYLGLFATREKFLRQMPGRVCGETVDADGKRGFVLTLSTREQHIRRDKATSNICTNSGLCATAFSIHMTLLGGTGLERLAKANHANAVLLADKLAELPDVEVLNRTFFNEFTIRVSDKAADVVDRLAERGILAGVPVSRLEWAAEGVDDLIVVASTELNTDEDREALVEALKEVLA; via the coding sequence ATGCGCTATCTCCCCCTGACCCCCGATGATCGCAGCGCGATGCTGGCGGCGGCCGGTGCGGCCTCGATCGACGATTTCTTCGCCGACATTCCGGCCGACAAGCGCCTGACGAGCCTCGTCGACCTGCCGCGCGCCAAGAGCGAGCTTGAAGTCGAGCGCCAGCTTTCCCGACTTGCCGCGAAGAATGTTTCGGCCGGCTCGGTGCCGTTCTTCGTCGGCGCCGGCGCCTATCGCCATCATGTGCCGGCGACCGTCGACCACCTGATCCAGCGCTCGGAATTCCTCACCGCCTATACGCCCTACCAGCCGGAGATTTCCCAGGGCACGCTGCAGGTGCTGTTCGAGTTCCAGAGCCAGGTCGCCCGGCTCACCGGCATGGAGGTCGCCAATGCCTCCATGTATGACGGCTCGACCGCGACCGCCGAGGCCGTGCTGATGGCCCATCGCCTGACACGCCGCAACAAGGCCGTGCTCTCCGGCGGCCTGCATCCGCATTATCGCGCCGTCGTCCAGACGGTCAGCGACATGGCCGAGGATTCGGTCGACGCATTGCCGCCGGATGTGGACGGCACCGAGGGCATCCTTGCCCGGATCGACGGCGAGACCTCGTGCGTCGTCGTCCAGAGCCCCAACTTTTACGGCGAACTCATCGACCTTCGCCCGATCGCCGAGAAGGCGCATGCCAATGGCGCGCTGCTGATCGCCGTCTTCACGGAAGTGGTGGCACTCGGCGCCATCGAGCCGCCCGGTTCGCAAGGCGCGGACATCGTCGTCGGCGAGGGCCAGTCCATCGGCAACGCGCTCAATTTCGGCGGCCCCTATCTCGGCCTCTTTGCGACGCGCGAGAAATTCCTGCGCCAGATGCCGGGCCGCGTCTGCGGCGAGACGGTGGATGCCGACGGCAAGCGCGGCTTCGTGCTGACGCTTTCAACGCGCGAACAGCACATCCGCCGCGACAAGGCGACCTCGAACATCTGCACCAACTCCGGTCTTTGCGCGACGGCCTTCTCCATCCACATGACGCTGCTTGGCGGCACGGGGCTGGAAAGGCTGGCCAAGGCCAACCACGCCAACGCGGTCCTCCTCGCGGACAAGCTGGCGGAACTGCCGGATGTCGAGGTGCTGAACCGGACTTTCTTCAACGAGTTCACCATCCGCGTTTCCGACAAGGCCGCCGATGTGGTCGACCGTCTCGCCGAACGGGGCATCCTCGCCGGCGTGCCGGTCTCGCGGCTCGAATGGGCGGCAGAGGGCGTCGACGACCTCATCGTCGTCGCGTCGACGGAACTGAATACGGACGAGGACCGCGAGGCCCTGGTCGAGGCTCTGAAGGAGGTTTTGGCATGA
- a CDS encoding homoserine kinase gives MAVYTDVSDEELAAFVAGYDLGTLVSFKGIAEGVENSNFLLRTQAGQYILTLYEKRVNEGDLPFFLGLMDHLAAKGLNCPTPVKAKSGEALGRLADRPAAIVTFLDGMSVRRPRVSHCTQVGEVLADFHAAGRDFDLTRENALSVSGWRPLFDLSRERADEVLPGLRNELERELDALEACWPRDLPTGVIHADLFPDNVFFLGETLSGLIDFYFACNDLLAYDLAICINAWCFEPDRQFNVTKARAMVAGYQRRRPLSKAEQEALPLLARGSALRFLLTRLYDWLSVPPGALVVPKNPLEYLYKLRFHRDVTSLAAYGVA, from the coding sequence ATGGCGGTCTACACCGATGTTTCCGACGAGGAACTGGCCGCTTTCGTGGCCGGCTATGATCTCGGCACTCTCGTCTCCTTCAAGGGCATCGCGGAGGGGGTGGAAAATTCGAACTTCCTGCTGCGCACGCAGGCCGGCCAGTACATCCTGACGCTTTACGAGAAGCGGGTGAACGAAGGCGATCTGCCGTTCTTCCTGGGTCTCATGGACCATCTCGCCGCCAAGGGTCTGAATTGCCCGACGCCGGTCAAGGCGAAATCCGGAGAGGCACTCGGGCGCCTTGCCGACCGGCCGGCGGCCATCGTCACCTTTCTCGACGGTATGTCGGTGCGTCGGCCGCGCGTCAGCCATTGCACTCAGGTTGGCGAGGTGCTGGCGGATTTTCATGCCGCGGGCCGCGATTTCGACCTGACGCGCGAGAATGCGCTGTCGGTGTCTGGTTGGCGACCGCTGTTCGACCTGTCGCGCGAGCGGGCGGACGAGGTCCTGCCGGGGCTTCGCAACGAACTGGAACGCGAACTCGACGCTCTGGAGGCGTGCTGGCCGCGCGATCTGCCGACGGGTGTGATCCACGCCGATCTCTTCCCCGACAACGTTTTCTTCCTCGGCGAGACACTGTCGGGGCTGATCGACTTCTATTTCGCCTGCAACGACCTGCTCGCCTACGATCTTGCCATCTGCATCAACGCGTGGTGCTTCGAGCCGGATCGCCAGTTCAATGTCACCAAGGCAAGGGCGATGGTCGCCGGTTATCAGCGCCGCCGCCCGCTGAGCAAGGCCGAGCAGGAGGCATTGCCGCTGCTGGCCCGGGGCTCGGCGCTGCGATTCCTCCTCACCCGCCTCTACGACTGGCTGAGCGTTCCGCCGGGCGCGTTGGTGGTGCCGAAGAACCCGTTGGAATACCTCTATAAACTGCGCTTTCATCGCGATGTCACAAGTCTTGCTGCCTATGGGGTCGCATGA
- the gcvT gene encoding glycine cleavage system aminomethyltransferase GcvT produces the protein MALPAETSEHDLPLRTPLHAAHVALGARMVPFAGYDMPVQYEGILAEHTWTREHAGLFDVSHMGQAFLVGPDHETTAKALEAFVPADMLNLAPGAQRYTQFLNEAGGMIDDLMVHRSADPADDGRLFLVVNASCKADDFALLQGGLPSSVSLQIVEDRALVALQGPEAVLVLTRLGANVADMAFMSAGPIAIGGIDCHVSRSGYTGEDGFEISVRDDKAEALWSLLMADAAVKPVGLGARDSLRLEAGLCLYGHELDETTSPIEAGLLWSIQKRRRTEGGFPGFTRIAGEIANGPSRLRVGLKPQGRAPAREGTEIQDTNGNVIGIVTSGGFGATVGGPIAMGYVPPAFSAPGTAVNLIVRGKPLAAEVTALPFVPNRFFRKPKS, from the coding sequence ATGGCCCTGCCAGCAGAAACTTCCGAGCACGACCTTCCCCTGCGGACACCGCTTCATGCGGCTCATGTCGCGCTGGGCGCACGCATGGTGCCCTTCGCCGGCTACGACATGCCGGTGCAATACGAGGGCATTCTTGCCGAGCACACCTGGACGCGCGAGCACGCCGGCCTCTTCGACGTCTCGCACATGGGTCAGGCCTTTCTCGTCGGGCCGGACCATGAGACCACTGCCAAGGCGCTTGAAGCCTTCGTGCCGGCCGACATGCTCAACCTTGCGCCCGGCGCGCAGCGCTATACGCAGTTCCTCAACGAAGCCGGCGGCATGATCGACGACCTGATGGTCCATCGCTCTGCCGATCCGGCTGACGACGGCCGCCTGTTCCTCGTCGTCAACGCGTCGTGCAAGGCCGATGATTTCGCGCTTCTCCAAGGCGGATTGCCTTCATCCGTGAGCCTTCAGATCGTTGAGGATCGCGCCCTCGTCGCCTTGCAGGGTCCGGAGGCGGTCCTCGTCCTAACGCGGCTCGGCGCCAATGTCGCCGACATGGCCTTCATGTCGGCCGGCCCCATTGCCATCGGCGGGATCGACTGCCACGTCAGCCGCTCAGGCTACACGGGCGAGGACGGGTTCGAGATTTCGGTCCGCGACGACAAGGCTGAGGCGCTCTGGTCGCTGCTGATGGCCGACGCCGCCGTCAAGCCCGTTGGTCTTGGCGCGCGCGACTCCCTTCGCCTTGAGGCCGGGCTCTGCCTCTACGGTCACGAGCTTGACGAGACGACCTCGCCGATCGAGGCAGGCCTTCTCTGGTCGATCCAGAAGCGCCGCCGCACCGAAGGCGGTTTTCCGGGTTTTACGCGCATCGCCGGCGAAATCGCCAACGGCCCCTCGCGCCTTCGCGTCGGCCTGAAGCCGCAGGGCCGCGCGCCGGCCCGCGAGGGCACCGAAATCCAGGACACGAACGGCAATGTCATCGGCATCGTCACCTCGGGCGGCTTCGGCGCCACCGTCGGCGGGCCCATCGCCATGGGCTACGTGCCGCCCGCCTTCTCGGCGCCCGGAACGGCGGTCAATCTCATCGTGCGCGGCAAGCCGCTCGCCGCCGAGGTAACCGCCCTGCCCTTCGTGCCGAACCGCTTTTTCCGCAAACCCAAATCCTGA
- the rnhA gene encoding ribonuclease HI — MSGGEDAKTVVIYTDGACSGNPGPGGWGAILTYGEKTRELCGGEAQTTNNRMELTAAIEALDALKRSCKVELHTDSQYVKGGISGWIHNWKRNGWRTADKKPVKNADLWQRLEEARDRHDVSWHWVKGHAGHDMNERADELARKGMKPFLKSSARAAGGVADE; from the coding sequence ATGAGCGGCGGTGAGGACGCAAAAACCGTGGTGATCTATACGGACGGGGCCTGTTCCGGAAATCCGGGACCCGGCGGCTGGGGCGCAATCCTCACCTATGGCGAGAAAACGCGCGAGCTTTGCGGCGGCGAGGCCCAGACGACCAACAATCGCATGGAGCTGACCGCGGCCATCGAGGCGCTCGACGCCCTGAAGCGCTCCTGCAAGGTCGAGCTTCACACCGACAGCCAGTATGTGAAGGGCGGCATCTCCGGCTGGATCCACAACTGGAAGCGCAACGGCTGGCGGACCGCAGACAAGAAGCCGGTCAAGAATGCGGATCTCTGGCAGCGCCTCGAAGAGGCCCGTGACCGGCATGACGTTAGCTGGCACTGGGTCAAGGGCCACGCGGGCCATGACATGAACGAGCGGGCCGACGAGCTTGCGCGCAAGGGCATGAAGCCGTTTCTCAAGTCTTCCGCCCGCGCTGCCGGGGGCGTTGCCGATGAATGA
- a CDS encoding diacylglycerol/lipid kinase family protein: MNDHSQAFADRPDLLTGSETGRTLVVANPISGTFHRRRLEKMIAQLRAKGVAVDLHLTSRAGELRTLAETLPEDVTTLVVAGGDGSLNEAVNGLVRRSGSPPALAVLPFGTANVLARELKLPFHASPIARMLRRRRLAPLHLGQIGDRAFLLMASAGFDGAVVHAVDPALKQRYGALAYAFAALRLAMARKGRDVLVDADGERIVCRIAVATTARCYGGPMSITTKTGVTMPGLRLVTLADDRPLTLLKAAVMLGLGRLDRLASVGDRPMTEVRMSGQGIAMQIDGDAMDTTDAPIRAHPRLLSVVVP; the protein is encoded by the coding sequence ATGAATGATCATTCGCAGGCCTTTGCGGACCGCCCCGACCTTCTGACCGGCAGCGAGACCGGAAGGACGCTCGTCGTCGCCAATCCCATATCCGGGACATTCCACCGGCGGCGGCTGGAAAAGATGATCGCTCAACTGCGCGCGAAGGGCGTCGCGGTCGACCTTCACCTGACGTCGCGGGCCGGGGAACTCAGGACGCTTGCGGAGACGCTGCCGGAAGACGTAACGACACTGGTCGTTGCCGGCGGCGACGGCTCGCTCAACGAGGCGGTCAACGGTCTCGTGCGCCGGTCGGGCAGTCCGCCGGCTCTGGCGGTTCTGCCGTTCGGCACGGCCAATGTGCTCGCCCGGGAACTGAAGCTGCCGTTTCACGCCAGTCCGATCGCGCGGATGCTGCGCCGCCGCCGCCTGGCGCCCCTCCATCTCGGCCAGATCGGCGACCGTGCCTTTCTGCTGATGGCCTCGGCGGGCTTCGACGGCGCGGTCGTTCATGCGGTAGATCCGGCCTTGAAGCAGCGCTACGGCGCTCTGGCCTATGCCTTTGCGGCCCTACGTCTGGCAATGGCGCGCAAGGGCAGGGACGTGTTGGTGGATGCCGACGGCGAACGGATCGTGTGCCGGATTGCCGTCGCAACGACCGCCCGCTGCTACGGCGGGCCGATGTCGATCACCACGAAGACCGGCGTGACCATGCCCGGCCTGCGCCTCGTGACGCTCGCCGACGACCGCCCGCTCACCCTGCTGAAGGCGGCGGTGATGCTCGGCCTCGGGCGGCTTGACCGTCTCGCCTCGGTGGGAGACCGGCCGATGACGGAAGTCCGGATGTCGGGGCAGGGGATCGCCATGCAGATCGACGGCGATGCCATGGACACAACCGACGCTCCGATCCGGGCCCATCCCCGTCTTCTCAGCGTGGTCGTCCCCTGA
- the ispH gene encoding 4-hydroxy-3-methylbut-2-enyl diphosphate reductase yields the protein MTLSATKSPLTIKLCAPRGFCAGVDRAIQIVELAIERFGPPVYVRHEIVHNKYVVEELRRKGAVFVEELDEIPVTEKPVVFSAHGVPKSVPAAASARDMFFLDATCPLVSKVHREAEIHFRRNRHIILIGHAGHPEVIGTMGQLPVGAVTLVETEADAETVTPPEGKELAWITQTTLSVEDTRAVVAVLTRRFPGIHAPHKDDICYATTNRQEAVSQIAPDVEAMIVVGAPNSSNSQRLREVAERAGCAHAVLIQRADEINWERLAGIRTVGITAGASAPEVLVEEVIDAFAERFDITVETVRTADETIAFNLPRELRQPAAE from the coding sequence GTGACCCTATCCGCGACCAAGTCTCCGCTGACCATCAAGCTTTGCGCACCGCGCGGCTTCTGTGCCGGCGTCGACCGGGCGATCCAGATCGTGGAACTGGCAATCGAGCGCTTCGGTCCCCCCGTCTATGTGCGCCACGAGATCGTCCACAACAAATACGTGGTGGAGGAGCTGCGCCGGAAGGGCGCCGTCTTCGTGGAGGAACTCGACGAGATCCCGGTGACCGAAAAGCCGGTGGTCTTTTCCGCGCACGGCGTGCCGAAGTCGGTCCCCGCGGCGGCGAGCGCCCGAGACATGTTCTTCCTCGACGCGACCTGTCCGCTCGTCTCCAAGGTGCACCGCGAGGCCGAGATTCACTTTCGCCGCAACCGGCACATCATCCTGATCGGCCATGCGGGTCATCCGGAAGTGATCGGCACCATGGGCCAGCTTCCCGTCGGCGCCGTGACGCTGGTGGAAACGGAAGCCGATGCCGAAACGGTCACGCCGCCGGAGGGCAAGGAACTCGCCTGGATCACGCAGACGACGCTCTCGGTGGAGGACACGCGTGCGGTCGTTGCCGTGCTCACACGCCGTTTTCCGGGCATCCACGCCCCGCACAAGGACGACATCTGCTATGCCACCACCAACCGGCAGGAAGCGGTCAGCCAGATCGCGCCGGACGTGGAGGCAATGATCGTCGTCGGCGCTCCCAATTCCTCCAATTCCCAGCGTCTGCGCGAGGTGGCCGAGCGGGCCGGCTGCGCCCATGCCGTGCTGATCCAGCGGGCCGATGAGATCAACTGGGAACGTCTTGCCGGCATTCGCACGGTCGGTATCACGGCGGGCGCCTCGGCGCCGGAAGTGCTGGTGGAAGAGGTCATCGACGCCTTTGCCGAACGCTTCGACATCACGGTCGAGACGGTGCGGACTGCCGACGAGACCATTGCCTTCAACCTGCCGCGCGAATTGCGCCAGCCCGCAGCCGAGTGA